The Juglans regia cultivar Chandler chromosome 2, Walnut 2.0, whole genome shotgun sequence genome includes a window with the following:
- the LOC108985697 gene encoding uncharacterized protein LOC108985697, producing the protein MSNYLQGAVPISNAKPPSGEKVSDQDQATNKAVPQTSVVFIYQAKVAGLRCNVTATWCKNLSNHSLTIKVENPCIEKHLTCKVDIRTWQFWGRKGLKSFELEGKQVGIFWDFRQAKFSSPPDPCSDYYVAMVCEEEVVLLLGDMKKDAYKRTRSRPSLDDATLLCKKENVHGKRLFYTRAMLAEGAKEHDIVIETSLSGPGDPEMWISIGNAMVSRVTNLNWRFRGNETVMVNNLPVQILWDVHDWLHSNSGSGPGLFIFKPGALKCVLDSVADVKNCSHQRNEDGCQYESSFVQENQSTKEFCHFLYAWRSE; encoded by the coding sequence ATGTCTAATTATTTACAGGGAGCTGTACCTATTTCCAATGCAAAACCACCATCCGGGGAGAAAGTATCTGATCAGGATCAGGCAACAAATAAAGCAGTCCCTCAGACCTCAGTCGTTTTTATCTATCAAGCCAAAGTAGCTGGATTGCGTTGCAATGTAACAGCGACATGGTGCAAGAACCTCAGTAACCATTCCCTTACCATCAAGGTGGAAAACCCTTGTATTGAAAAGCATCTCACTTGCAAGGTAGATATACGGACCTGGCAGTTTTGGGGTAGAAAAGGTCTCAAATCCTTTGAACTCGAAGGAAAACAAGTAGGGATTTTCTGGGATTTTAGACAGGCAAAATTCTCCAGCCCTCCGGATCCCTGCTCTGATTATTATGTTGCCATGGTTTGTGAGGAAGAGGTGGTTTTATTGCTAGGAGACATGAAGAAAGATGCATACAAAAGAACCAGATCAAGGCCATCTTTAGATGATGCCACCTTGTTGTGCAAGAAAGAGAATGTGCATGGAAAAAGATTGTTTTATACTAGAGCCATGTTGGCTGAGGGTGCAAAAGAACATGACATTGTCATTGAGACATCTCTATCTGGGCCTGGTGATCCTGAAATGTGGATTAGCATTGGGAATGCAATGGTGAGTCGTGTTACAAACTTGAATTGGAGATTCAGGGGGAATGAGACTGTGATGGTGAACAATTTGCCTGTACAAATTTTATGGGATGTGCACGATTGGTTGCATAGTAACTCTGGATCAGGTCCTGGTTTGTTCATCTTCAAGCCAGGCGCACTGAAATGTGTATTAGATAGTGTTGCTGATGTTAAAAATTGCAGCCATCAAAGGAATGAGGATGGTTGCCAATATGAGTCCTCCTTTGTTCAAGAAAACCAATCCACCAAAGAGTTTTGCCATTTCTTATATGCTTGGAGAAGTGAGTAA
- the LOC108985676 gene encoding kinesin-like protein KIN-14F: MPQESDHNSILNTPCKNLRGLKALISNNEASYTEEIINDHELAQRKAGEAASRRYQAAEWLRQMDHGASATLPKEASEEEFCLALRNGLILCNVLNKVNPGAVLKVVENPILAVQSAEGAAQSAIQYFENMRNFLEAVKEMKLLTFEASDLEKGGSSNKVVDCILCLKGYHEWKLSGGIGVWRYGGTVKIISFPKGSPSSILSSESADESVDESDSSQYEQLLEFLHLSSEVSIEESRTANALAFLFDRFGLGLLQAYLKESNGIEDLPLNAMIIDTLLSKVVKDFSALLVSQGTQLGLFLKKILKGDTGSLSKYEFIAAISQYLNQRSSLASSDISKFCVCGGKLNESRHDAKLSAGHAELLDIQQKQLELKSSFGKTKSEVKRAHSDWQQELSRLENYIKGLEVTSSSYHKILEENRVLYNQVQDLKGAIRVYCRVRPFLPGQPNGQSTVDYIGENGNIMIFNPLKRGKDARRVFSFNKVYGTNVTQEQIYADTQPLIRSVLDGFNGCIFAYGQTGSGKTYTMSGPDLTSEETWGVNYRALRDLFQLSKARADIVKYEVGVQMIEIYNEKVRDLLVSDGSNRRLDIRNNSQLNGLNVPDASWVPVTCTQDVLDLMRIGQKNRAVGATALNERSSRSHSVLTVHVLGKELVSNAILRGCLHLVDLAGSERVDKSEAVGERLKEAQHINRSLSALGDVISALAQKSTHIPYRNSKLTQVLQDSLGGQAKTLMFVHINPELNALGETISTLKFAERVASIELGAARSNKETGEIRELKEEISNLKLALERKETEPEQFKAVNTRSTTESQKPRAVSPFQMPKFGIGNSPKPESYQRRIDDTKSFEARSCSSGKQRRSRFPSAFADKEITPKIPFVSEERSVNSGKPRSPSPPVRRSISTDRGSVIKSRVRVDATENQLIAKVPFPARVPVNRSIAAMPMIPSTDSNSRVHIGSQEPPKHDYISDAIYSLPKASAKKVYPEHEEEQFKQALYVRQGGIRKNKIESKAKAKHNQLPARIQKSEVGTLLLSDVDFAGEKTEEAPRKSDFSEPENEHGHSPTHAALKVKKLRQNFSRISQNLEPRGPVEPLLAEKLDSKVPNGMIRLPKEGTNTSMPEFRRSRSTPRGKFMILP; the protein is encoded by the exons ATGCCACAAGAAAGCGACCATAATTCAATTCTAAACACTCCATGCAAGAACTTAAGAGGATTAAAGGCTTTGATCAGTAACAATGAAGCTTCCTACACGGAGGAGATTATCAACGACCATGAATTAGCTCAGAGGAAAGCTGGAGAAGCAG CTTCAAGAAGGTACCAAGCCGCAGAATGGCTGCGTCAGATGGACCATGGCGCATCAGCAACGCTGCCCAAAGAAGCCTCCGAGGAAGAGTTCTGCCTTGCACTTCGCAATGGCCTCATTCTCTGCAACGTCCTCAACAAAGTCAATCCTGGCGCTGTTCTCAAG GTGGTGGAAAATCCAATACTCGCGGTTCAGTCCGCAGAGGGAGCAGCGCAGTCTGCAATTCAGTATTTTGAGAACATGAGGAATTTCCTGGAGGCTGTCAAAGAAATGAAGCTCTTGACATTTGAAGCATCCGATCTGGAAAAG GGGGGCTCATCAAATAAAGTTGTGGACTGCATTCTATGCCTGAAAGGATACCATGAGTGGAAGCTAAGTGGTGGAATTGGGGTTTGGAGGTACGGAGGTACTGTGAAGATCATATCTTTCCCAAAGGGGTCTCCATCCTCCATACTTAGCAGTGAAAGTGCTGATGAATCAGTGGATGAATCCGACTCATCACAATATGAACAGCTGTTAGAATTCCTACATCTTTCTAGTGAGGTTTCAATTGAAGAATCCAGAACTGCTAATGCTCTAGCTTTCCTCTTTGATCGTTTTGGACTTGGACTTCTACAGGCGTACCTTAAAGAGAGTAATGGGATTGAAGACTTGCCTTTGAATGCAATG ATCATTGATACTTTGCTCAGTAAAGTAGTCAAAGATTTCTCAGCACTGCTTGTTTCCCAAGGCACTCAG CTTGGAttgtttttgaagaaaatattgaaaggCGATACTGGTTCCTTATCAAAGTATGAATTTATAGCAGCCATTTCACAATACCTTAATCAAAGATCTAGTTTGGCGTCAAGTGACATCTCCAAGTTCTGTGTCTGCGGTGGGAAACTTAATGAATCTCGGCATGATGCCAAGCTTTCTGCTGGCCATGCAGAACTGCTTGACATTCAACAGAAACAACTT GAGTTGAAATCATCTTTCGGAAAAACAAAGTCGGAGGTGAAGCGGGCCCACTCAGACTGGCAGCAAGAACTTAGTAGGCTTG AGAATTATATAAAGGGGCTTGAAGTGACCTCCTCTTCCTATCACAAGATTTTAGAGGAAAACCGCGTACTTTACAATCAAGTCCAAGACCTCAAAG GAGCTATTAGGGTTTATTGTAGAGTGAGGCCCTTCTTACCTGGGCAACCAAACGGGCAGTCTACTGTAGACTACATAGGAGAAAATGGAAATATCATGATTTTCAATCCCCTTAAGCGGGGAAAAGATGCAAGAAGGGTATTTTCATTCAACAAAGTATATGGAACAAATGTCACTCAAG AGCAAATATATGCTGATACTCAACCATTGATCAGGTCTGTTTTAGATGGTTTTAACGGTTGCATCTTTGCATACGGGCAGACTGGCTCTGGGAAGACCTATACAATG AGCGGCCCGGACTTGACATCTGAAGAGACATGGGGTGTAAACTATCGAGCTCTTCGTGACTTGTTTCAACTATCAAAAGCAAGGGCTGATATCGTAAAATACGAAGTTGGAGTACAGATGATTGAAATATACAATGAAAAAGTGAGAGATCTATTAGTCAGTGATGGCTCAAACAGAAG ATTAGATATACGAAACAACTCTCAATTAAATGGCCTTAATGTACCCGATGCAAGCTGGGTTCCAGTTACATGTACTCAGGATGTTCTTGACTTGATGAGGATTGGCCAAAAGAATCGTGCTGTGGGTGCTACAGCTCTAAATGAAAGGAGCAGCCGGTCACATAG CGTTTTAACTGTTCATGTTCTTGGAAAGGAGTTAGTTTCTAATGCCATTCTTAGGGGTTGCCTTCACCTAGTTGATTTGGCTGGAAGTGAGAGAGTGGATAAATCTGAAGCAGTTGGTGAGAGACTGAAGGAGGCGCAACATATAAATAGATCACTTTCTGCACTTGGAGATGTCATCTCCGCTCTTGCACAGAAGAGTACACATATTCCTTACAGGAATAGCAAGCTTACTCAAGTATTGCAGGATTCTTTAG GTGGGCAGGCAAAAACATTGATGTTTGTACATATAAATCCTGAACTTAATGCCCTCGGGGAGACAATAAGCACACTCAAATTTGCTGAGAGGGTTGCCTCTATTGAACTTGGCGCAGCCCGATCTAACAAAGAAACTGGCGAAATCCGAGAACTTAAAGAGGAG ATATCAAACCTTAAACTGGCATTGGAGAGGAAGGAAACTGAACCGGAGCAATTTAAAGCTGTGAATACCAGAAGCACGACAGAATCCCAAAAACCAAGAGCTGTTTCACCTTTTCAAATGCCAAAATTTGGTATCGGTAACAGCCCAAAGCCTGAAAGTTATCAGAGACGCATTGATGATACTAAAAGCTTTGAG GCCAGAAGTTGTTCCTCCGGTAAACAGAGGAGGTCAAGATTTCCCTCTGCCTTCGCAGACAAGGAGATCACACCAAAGATACCTTTCGTGAGTGAAGAAAGATCGGTGAACTCTGGAAAACCAAGGTCACCATCTCCTCCTGTCAGGAGATCGATCTCCACTGATAGAGGGTCTGTCATAAAGAGCAGGGTCAGAGTCGACGCAACTGAAAACCAACTAATTGCAAAAGTACCATTTCCAGCCAGAGTTCCTGTAAATAGATCTATTGCTGCCATGCCAATGATCCCTTCAACAGATAGCAATTCGAGGGTACATATTGGTTCACAAGAACCACCAAAGCATGATTACATTTCTGATGCAATTTACAGCCTCCCGAAAGCCAGCGCGAAGAAAGTTTACCCAGAACACGAAGAAGAGCAGTTTAAGCAAGCTCTTTATGTAAGGCAAGGTGGCATTAGGAAAAACAAGATTGAAAGTAAAGCCAAGGCAAAGCATAATCAACTTCCAGCAAGGATTCAGAAGTCTGAGGTGGGAACACTGTTGCTCTCTGACGTGGACTTTGCTGGTGAGAAGACGGAGGAAGCACCTAGAAAGAGTGACTTCTCTGAGCCAGAAAATGAGCATGGCCATTCACCAACGCATGCTGCTCTCAAGGTGAAAAAGCTGCGGCAGAACTTCTCGCGGATCTCCCAAAATCTTGAACCAAG GGGACCAGTGGAACCTTTATTGGCTGAGAAACTTGACAGCAAGGTTCCAAATGGTATGATTCGCCTTCCAAAGGAAGGCACCAACACGTCAATGCCTGAATTTAGAAGGAGTCGCTCTACACCGCGCGGGAAATTTATGATTTTGCCTTGA
- the LOC108985711 gene encoding uridine kinase-like protein 3, which translates to MGSKSVVDLMEASSGAHFSGFHMDTLKQRIKEIDTSTTSATENMHKQPFVIGVAGGAASGKTTVCDMIIQQLHDQRVVLVNQDSFYHDLTEEELTQVYDYNFDHPDAFDTKQLLRIMEKLKHGQAVDIPNYDFKSYKNVFPARRVNPSDVILLEGILIFHDPRVRELMNMKIFVDTDADVRLARRIRRDTVEKGRDVGAVLDQYSKFVKPAFDDFILPTKKYADIIIPRGGDNHVAIDLIVQHICTKLGQHDLCKIYPNLYVIQSTFQIRGMHTLIRDSQTTKHDFVFYSDRLIRLVVEHGLGHLPFTEKQVITPTGSVYTGVDFCKRLCGVSIIRSGESMENALRACCKGIKIGKILIHREGDNGQQLIYEKLPMDISERHVLLLDPILGTGNSAIQAISLLLKKGVPESNIIFLNLISAPQGVHAVCKCFPRIKIVTSEIEIGLNKDFRVIPGMGEFGDRYFGTDDDDPQVAAAAAPSQQFHQG; encoded by the exons ATGGGTTCTAAATCAGTTGTGGATTTAATGGAGGCCTCCTCAGGTGCTCATTTTTCTGGATTTCACATGGACACCCTGAAGCAAAGAATTAAAGAGATAGACACATCAACAACGTCAGCGACTGAAAACATGCATAAACAGCCTTTTGTCATTG GGGTTGCTGGGGGAGCAGCATCCGGTAAGACAACAGTTTGTGATATGATTATCCAGCAGCTTCATGATCAACGTGTTGTACTTGTTAACCAG GATTCCTTTTATCATGATTTGACCGAGGAGGAACTTACACAAGTATATGACTACAATTTTGATCATCCTG ATGCTTTTGACACCAAGCAACTGTTACGTATTATGGAGAAGTTGAAGCATGGGCAAGCAGTAGATATTCCAAACTATGATTTCAAGAGTTACAAAAACGTGTTTCCAGCAAGAAgg GTAAACCCTTCAGATGTTATACTTTTGGAAGGCATACTCATTTTCCATGATCCGCGTGTCAGAGAGTTGATGAATATGAAGATATTTGTAGATACAG ATGCTGATGTACGCCTAGCAAGAAGGATAAGGCGGGATACTGTTGAGAAGGGTAGGGATGTTGGTGCAGTACTTGATCAG TACTCCAAATTTGTTAAGCCTGCTTTTGATGACTTTATCCTCCCAACAAAGAAGTATGCTGATATAATTATTCCCCGTGGGGGGGATAATCATGTAGCCATTGATTTGATTGTACAACATATTTGTACGAAGCTTGGACAACATGATCTCTGTAAAATATACCCAAATTTATACGTCATTCAATCAACTTTTCAG ATACGGGGTATGCATACCCTCATACGTGATTCTCAAACGACAAAGCATGACTTTGTTTTCTATTCCGATCGGTTGATCCGTTTG GTTGTTGAACATGGCCTAGGACATCTTCCATTTACGGAAAAGCAAGTGATCACTCCGACTG GGTCTGTGTATACTGGTGTGGATTTCTGTAAGAGGTTATGTGGTGTCTCTATTATCAGGAG TGGTGAGAGTATGGAGAATGCTTTGCGAGCATGTTGTAAAGGTATCAAGATTGGGAAGATTCTCATTCACAGAGAAGGCGACAACGGTCAGCAG CTAATCTATGAAAAATTGCCGATGGACATATCGGAAAGGCATGTGTTACTGTTGGATCCTATCCTAGGGACAG GGAATTCGGCTATTCAAGCTATCTCCTTACTTTTAAAGAAAGGTGTACCAGAGTCCAACATTATATTTCTCAACCTGATATCG GCACCTCAGGGTGTACATGCGGTTTGCAAGTGCTTTCCAAGAATAAAGATTGTGACTTCTGAGATTGAGATTGGCCTAAACAAAGATTTCCGGGTGATACCTGGAATGGGTGAGTTTGGAGACCGATATTTCGGAACGGATGATGATGACCCGCAAGTGGCGGCGGCGGCAGCCCCTTCTCAGCAGTTCCATCAGGGTTGA